The segment TTCAAGAGCAAATAGGGATTGGTTCTGGGGAACcacccacaggcagaaaaaaaggatttttttaagttcAGACAAGAAAATCAGGTGGTCCCAGGCCATAACTGTCCCATTAAGGGGTACTGGCAGCAGCGGCAGTGTTTCAGGGTGAAGTATTCCTCCCTTTTCAGGGTGGCCTTTTGTgattggttgggtctggattttttAAGGCTGCTGTAAACAGGGAGACCTActgttttattcacttttttcttccctttcagcAATTTTGTCCCTATTGACAAATACTGTTTGAGACTTTGAGGAGTTGGGAGATGTTTATTTCTGTTAACCCATTTAGCTTTCAAAGTTTCCATTTGATGTCTGATGCCTCCTGGGTAACAAGAGCTGCACTGACCATTCTCTGGCTTTTTGgggcttctgggttgaagggAGTGTAGATCCTGAAGGCTTTGCAGAGTTGCTCATTAAAATCTCCCAGAGGTTCTTCAGGCTGTTGAGTGATGGAGGCCTTTTAGGATATGTATTTGGGCTGCCTCGCTCCTTCTTGTACCATTCTGATGAGGGCTTTTTGATACCACTGAAGGGCAGCCTATCCCTGATTTGTGTTAAAGTTTCAGGCTGGTCGAGCTTTTGGTGCTGCTTCTGGGGCCCATTCCTCTGGTTTCAAGACAGTTGTGGTGGCCTGTTCTCACAACcagtttctggcttctgtggGGATCTGGCATCTCTGCTCCAtattgaacagggttaggaggagTTGGAGGCAATCACCCCAAGTGGGGTGGTGGGTTTGGAAAACGGACTCCATGAGGTggataagagcctgaggcttttccaAATGTGAAGGGGTGTGATGTTTCCAGTTTAAGAGTTCTGCAGTTGTGAAAGGCTGATGAAACAGGATGGCCTCCTGGTTGTTCAGTCCCATCTGCACTGATCTGGGTGGACCCTGTGTTTCATGGAGGGGCTTCTGAAGTGCAGGCTGCACTGACTGAAGTATTCTCACCAAGGGTACCTCAGGATCCCCCTCAGGGCTGACAGGCCTGGGGGCCTGAAGGTGGAGTCATCTCTGGGAGATCTGCCTATTGAGGCTCCCGGGcagggaaatgttctggaatggCTGTACTATACAGCAGGAATAGTGGATTTCCTTCTggagatttttgtagaataataAGTTTTCAAAGTCTGGCTGTTTGTGTTACTAGGACCCTACTCTGACCCTTCCTTCCAGCACAGAATCAAACCTAAGAGGGCAGGGTTTGGGTGATTTCTAACCAGGAATTGAAGTAGGGAAACTGATCGGGGTGGCTGGGGGCTTCAGTGACTGTCTGCCAAACTGCATGAACCTTGGCCATCTCTAGGGTTCCCTCTGAGGACTAATTAACACTAAACTTAGGCCACTTGACTTTGCACAGAATCCAGGGAGTTGTGGGGGACATACCATAATCCCTGGAAAAGGccgttttgaaaatttttaacatACCATCTAAGATggtgagtttggattgtgatgatcccatccctgagcTGGATGTTTCTCAGGAGCACTTAGCTTCACCTTAGCTAAGGCATCATATAGAGTCTGGATTATCCATTATGCCATATGACATAGCCACTGAGTGCAGGTTGGGACCCACTTGGGCTCTGTAGCACAGGCCATGGGGCCAcagactggatcagcagaggcctctgcagtccccagtcattcactcaatcactcagaggttacacagtcccacccaaaggACTACCCTATTCTGGAATCTTGAATCTTGAtattttgggaggtgatcagttTTCACTTCTGTCTGgagatgggcctgactgggactcagagcCCCAGGGCCTTACCTTTCCAGCATCTTCTTATGTTGTTCAATCCTCCCctccactgagtcaggctggGTCAGAGGACATGGCCAACAGGGATCCTTTTCCTGAAGGAGgccccatcaaggggacaggAGGTATTGCCTTGTTCATGTGGAGATCACCAGCCATGCCTGCCAGTCCcaaaccagaggctcaaagggccagTGTGGTTGGGTTTCCCAGTCAGGGAACCAAGTGTTGCAGCAAAGCTGGGAGTTCTGAGTGGTAGAAACACCCAAGTGGTACTCAGATTAACAGAGGAACAGACTTATAAcacacaggcccagaggagagtcactCTCCAagttctgagccctgtttttcagttttcataggtttataaaAGATTTTATGTGGGACTAAGCATGGCTCTCACTCATTGGCTAATGTGTTGCTAGGtggaattttgcaagtggggttacagaagcagaaggtaggtgcaaggtcatgcttttgtgggctgatttacagaagcaggggcaggagtggtttgttagattacagaagtggggggggcAGGTAGGAGTGGTTCATTTGAtaatctcctgcaaggccatgttctcatgggctgatttacagaagcagggtgcaggagtggcttgttagataattttctgcaaggttatgctttttatttcataacagccaggatacaaaggaaagaattatatgtaaatcagaaggtaatgagatgcaaccctctctttctaCTAAATTCTGCtcttggtggtcaagaatatcctgctgaagcaatgaagtaggaaaaccagcttttaccagttggctggacctgcacagaagcagcccctggctgtcctcacttcaacttgttAATTAGCAtagtaaatttccctcccaggGATGGAGTTATCTGCCTCATTCTTGATCACCCAAAGTATgtgcatgatttcctgaacatactaatcatgcaattatataaccagctatgtgtgttcatccataagCAGAAAAACTAAtgtataatcaaagaaaatgctaAATAGTAACTAGGCATttaagcaagagagaaactgcagcATGGGGAGTTGAGTCTGAGTCACTTTcaactggccttggctccttacctctgcagagaTAATAAATGTAAGTTTGCCTAGCTCTCATGTGAAAGTTTTCTTCATGTCATCTCTGCTTATCCACAGAGGCCCTTCTCTGAGGCCTAACAACTATATCTTTCATTatataagaaaagagaataactgagaagtatttaaaatgactaaattcATTTACAGGAGCTGAAACATTAGAAGTACAGACTAGATCTCCTATTCGTTCAATCCCCAAATATAATGTGTTCACACACACCAACTCAAGTAAACCTCATACACTAAATATCTCAATCTATATAAAAGATACACCAGGAacttattatttcaatttaaaaatccacaaaaaaaccaTTCATAaagactatttcatttatttaaaaaactgaaaaggaaggaaatatagtTTCTGAACTGATAAGGCCATAATTATCCAATTAATTATCAATGATTAGTAGTAACTCATAAAGTTTAGTTTCAACAAATAGGTTACTAGTTAAAACTTATTTACTTTCTGACTTGGGGTATTTGTGGGAAGGGCCAATTATCTATCTTCTTCATGCTTAGCAGTATTGTATACCACTATAGTTATTTACATTAAACttcacagataaaacccaaacagattaaaaaacaaacaaaacattggTATAGTCTCTTGTAATAATATTAGCCACCATTTACGGAATGGCCCCTACGTGTTAGACATATGTAATCTCAGTTTATTCTATAGACaaggaaaatggaatttagagaaatgtagtGATTTCTGAAGGATGCACAGGTATTACATGGAGAAACTGGGATTCAAAACCAGGCTTTgtgatttcaaagactcctgCTTTTAACCACTCATTATGCTGAAAATGTTGCTTACCAAAAAAACAAGAGTCGGTCACCAACTGCTTCCACCTCATTAAAACGGATTATTCAAAATTGGACCtgttaaacatttatttagcacttagtATATATCTCACACCCTGCAAGGTTCTGGAGATCTGGCCTCTGTCATTGGGAGGCTCATGGTCTATCTGGAAAGATAGGCAATAGAaatgctttgctttgtttattgaaggaagtagaaaaagatggCATACAAAATAACTgtaatgcattttaacaaataattttcaaatctatTGTAATTGGGAAGCTTTATTAATTGTCAGATGTAGTGACTGAAATGAGTTTATGAAGTCTTTTGCTCTATACACAGGTTCATGTAGGAATTGTGGATGcaaagattaaaataaatgaagccaaGAGTTTCAAATGAATTGAGCAAGTGGAGGaccaagaaaagaagagaatataaatttagGTTACCATGTTTATTATTAACGCTTTAATAGCTTTAATTTAGATGTTTCcctaagcatttattttattttttttaagatttatttatttatttaattccccccctccccccgttgtctgttctctgtgtctatttgctgcgtcttgtttctttgtctgcttctgttgtagtcagcggcacaggaagtgtgggcggtgtcattcctgggcaggctgcactttcttttgcactgggtggctctccttacggggtgcactccttgagcgtggggctcccctacgcggggaacacccctgcgtggcagggcattccttgcatgcatcagcactgcgcataggccagctccacatgggtcaaggaggcctggggtttgaaccacggacctcccatgtggtagacggatgccctaaccactgggccaagtccgtttccccctaagcatttatttaatctgAATTCCTCGATCACATTTGTGATAATgataaagtaaatcatatgttgcTTCCTCAAGGGAGTCATCCTGGATTCCCAGCATGAATAAAGCAACTTTATTTGCACAGCAGGATGTCCCAGAAAACTTTAACACTCACTGATGAGAGCTAGGCCTTTTTAACTATAATGTCTGCACCACCAATTAACATTTCCACCCTGAAAGGATCACAAACTAAGAAAGACTCCTTTAACAAATTCTTTGGTCTTATTTCTCTGAATTCTTGGGCATTTGTAACTAATTTAAAGTATTAGGATATATTCCTGAATATTCTATAGCACCTTCAAATTCTGACTTTGATGTTTAGTCATAAAAGAAACTTTCTAATAAGCTCTAATGAGCTTTGTATTACTACAGGGGTATGTGTAAATCCACACTTTCCTGAATTTAGGATGCTAGCTGAAAGTAGAAGCCAGCTGTTAAATGTCATGCCCTGGATCCTTGCGTGTGATATGGAAACAAGGGTCAGCATGTTCTGGAAAAGTACTGAGAGCTGCCACAAAATTGTAGCCTCAAAGAAAATCATAGTTTGGTACCTTAACTTTTGGCCAGTTTGCAATAAAAtggtgtcatattttctttgttaaaaaaaacctcAGATGCTGTATCCTGGCCTCAGGACTTACACAACTCAATTTCAGTCAATTATGTGTAATTGGTTGCTTTCATCTGTGGAGTTGATTCCACCTGAGGAAAACACCTCCATTTCCTGGATAACGGATTTGAGGATCCAGTTTCACTTTGTAGGGGGGGCCAGTGTGCCCTCTCAGGGCTCACCCCAACCCTCCATGGTGCTCTCCAGCTCCTCACGGGACCAGGCCTTGGAGCCTGGAGCCTCCTGCTCTCAAGGCGCCTTCCTCCTCATCCGTGTGGCCCAGGAGCCGCGGGCCCTGGGAGCCCAGGGGGCTCTGCTGGCTTCCCTTGGAGAAGGTGAAGGTCACAAGGGGGCCTCCACCCGGCGCCACCTGAGGGCTCAGCAGAACCCAAAGACGCACACTGAGCTCTCCAGGCTCCGAGGGGGCGCTGCAGGGCGAGGCCGAGCAGGGGCCCTTCTGGAGGAGCCGAGCGGCATTGAGGGGCTGCACGACCACCCAGGCCACGAGGACCAGCCTCCGTGCAGGACCAGGAGCCCAGGACCGTGTCCTCTGCAGTCAGGAAAGTGGCTGCAGTGCTGCCAGTGGCCAGTGTGGCCCAAGACCGTAACCACCCCAGGGAGTGGAGGCTTTGGGGACCAGCCCAGGTGCTGCCAGTCACCTGCTGGCAGCCAGGGCTCCTCCCACTGCAGAGCAGAGGCTCCTCCCTCAGCCACCCTGAGCTCCAGGGCAGCTACTTTCCCTGCACCCTTATCTTTCCACAGGCTCCTCCCACCTGCAGCCCTCCCCTCCAGGTGCCCCTGCGTCTCTGACCCACC is part of the Dasypus novemcinctus isolate mDasNov1 chromosome 6, mDasNov1.1.hap2, whole genome shotgun sequence genome and harbors:
- the LOC131278890 gene encoding transcription factor SOX-15-like, giving the protein MVLSSSSRDQALEPGASCSQGAFLLIRVAQEPRALGAQGALLASLGEGEGHKGASTRRHLRAQQNPKTHTELSRLRGGAAGRGRAGALLEEPSGIEGLHDHPGHEDQPPCRTRSPGPCPLQSGKWLQCCQWPVWPKTVTTPGSGGFGDQPRCCQSPAGSQGSSHCRAEAPPSATLSSRAATFPAPLSFHRLLPPAALPSRCPCVSDPPPTLGDMDLPGRAPPALSSLPALLDPTVPVPPSL